A stretch of DNA from Trichomycterus rosablanca isolate fTriRos1 chromosome 1, fTriRos1.hap1, whole genome shotgun sequence:
ATGGGTCTACTCGCCTGGCATTCAGAGCACTGTTTAATCAGCAAATAGgtagaaaaaaaagtttttttcattCTTAATATCTGTTTATGGAACCTGCactgttataaatattaaaagtaacaaTGTATCAGTAAACTCACCCAGTTTTCGATGTCAATTGTCATTCCAGGCCAATAATATCTGATAGAAATGGCATGTGCTGTCTTCTCTTTGCCACTATGCCCACCTGTCTCGCTGGCatgaaattctttaaaaattctgTCAGCTTCTTCAGCACCTCTGAccacatttatttttagctgtttttctgTGCCCTTATGGCGCACATAAAACAGTACTCcatctacagtataataaagtATATTATGTTGGGTTTGACAGTAATTCACAATTTATATTAgcagtaaaatatttttaattaatgctgAAAACTGGACATACATCTGCAACCCTAACATGAATGTTTTCACTCTAATAAGACTATATGCTAATATATGAAGCCCCTGAAGtcctaaaaggtgactttttcATCTTGTGAAcacattatttctattttaatataaattattgtgCATATTATGGTGTATCTTAGCTGGTCTTTAATATTGCAGAATAATAAGAAagttaaacaaatttaaaatcagCAGGCACTTAAAATGAACATAATACAATTGTAGTTTAAATGCCgtttaacagtattttttttatactgtaACCTGATCAAAGACATTAACTCAGTATagattaaatgatttaatatttaCGTTTGTGGTTTATTGTATTGTGACTgtgttatttcattatttacaaACATGAATATATAGTAAATTATGTTGTGTGGAAAAGATAAATATTGAAAATATCACCTTACGGGCCTTTAGGGGCTCCATTCTAATACGTCGGATACGTATTGTCAGATATATACAAACTACAAATAAGTTAAACAGCAAGTCTTACCCTCGACAACGTACTGGTGTGCGCGTCGTCGAATGACGTACTTTTCAGCCTTTGTTTGACACTCTGGGTATTTTCCAGTAATTTTGtaaattaataatgtttggtaCTGAGTCGGATCCATACTGAcatataaaagaaaatgaacaatTGTAATCTCAtttaaagtgtttatatttctatttagcagttagctacgCACTCAGAAAAGTTTTACCTATGGTACGTGTAATTTAAGTTAAAAGTTGACATgacataataaaacatttacagtaGAGTGGCAATAATCATATTTAACTCATGATTAATGaatgtcatttaaatatttttaacaaaCAACGCCAGAAAAACAGCAAAACTTACCTCAGAACACTTCGCAAACATTCAGGCAAAACGAGCGATCTAAATTAgagggaaccatattccccaggcctccaggtaaatgtgttcccccttgtgttgttagtgtaatggactgatctataggttaaacttgttctacataatgacaacagttaaatacatcaccagcatcactgtagtgttttatcattacacacacagtgatatacatgtggggaaccatattccccaggtctccaggtaaatgtgttcccccccctgtgttgttagtttgatggactgtttcataggttaaacttgttctacataatgacaacagttaaatacatcaccagcatcactgtagtgttttataattacacacacagtgatatacatgtggggaaccatattccccaggtctccaggtaaatgtgttccccccctgtgttgttagtttgatggactgtttcataggttaaacttgttctacataatgacaacagttaaatacatcaccagcatcactgtagtgttttatcattacacacacagtgatatacatgtggggaaccatattccccaggtctccaggtaaatgtgttccccccttgtgttgttagtttgatggactgtttcataggttaaacttgttctacataatgacaacagttaaatacatcaccagcatcactgtagtgttttatcattacacacacagtgatatacatgtggggaaccatattccccaggtctccaggtaaatgtgttccccccctgtgttgttagtttgatggactgtttcataggttaaacttgttctacataatgacaacagttaaatacatcaccagcatcactgtagtgttttatcattacacacacagtgatatacatgtggggaaccatattccccaggtctccaggtaaatgtgttccccccttgtgttgttagtttgatggactgtttcataggttaaacttgttctacataatgacaacagttaaatacatcaccagcatcactgtagtgttttatcattacacacacagtgatatacatgtggggaaccatattccccaggtctccaggtaaatgtgttccccccctgtgttgttagtttgatggactgtttcataggttaaacttgttctacataatgacaacagttaaatacatcaccagcatcactgtagtgttttatcattacacacacagtgatatacatgtggggaaccatattccccaggtctccaggtaaatgtgttcccccccctgtgttgttagtttgatggactgtttcataggttaaacttgttctacataatgacaacagttaaatacatcaccagcatcactgtagtgttttatcattacacacacagtgatatacatgtggggaaccatattccccaggtctccaggtaaatgtgttcccccctgtgttgttagtttgaTGGACTGATCTacaggttaaacttgttctacataatgacaacagttaaatacatcaccagcatcactgtagtgttttatcattacacacacagtgatatacatgtggggaaccatattccccaggtctccaggtaaatgtgttccccccctgtgttgttagtttgatggactgtttcataggttaaacttgttctacataatgacaacagttaaatacatcaccagcatcactgtagtgttttatcattacacacacagtgatatacatgtggggaaccatattccccaggtctccaggtaaatgtgttcccccctagtgtaatggactgatctataggttaaacttgttctacatactgtttgttaattttaaaatcacatggcTGCAGTTTGtaaagtttaaatgaacgagagatcaccatgaatgaaactgttctttaaagtaaatggtagtgcagctgagatgagtaaccttaaataataacacagactATTGTCCTGTGCGATATAGTTTATTTGTATGTGCACCAAAACTTTTTCTTGCGTGACAAAACGAAAAGAACAAAcaagtgtgtgaataagagcatgtcctgtattaggatttatttacaaataaatctgacacgttaattctagttgattgacagcaaggctgaagacgaacgcagtgtgaaaacctctgacttgggatggagcaataaaacctctgacagtagttcattcaatactttaaagtatgtgtttaatcacaaactacctaacatacaacatgaaatgtgaaaagaacataccgctataaatacatattccaaaaaaccgatgctcaacgaagcgactgaaaaaaacgtcatgattttaaacgtcatgatttttgcacatgcgcgttaaaggggaaacagggggaactgaattctccgtaacaccggCCCTGTAGTACATACTGTAGCATTATGCtggttttgctttatttatattttaaagggAAAAAGACACTGGGTCATGAATCTGACTACTTTGTCAAAGTAGAACTGGATGGAACTAAACAAAGAGTCATTTATGAGCCGACTCTTATTGCTAATATGACTCACCTAAACGAGCCTATAGTTTGAATCCTTTATCTTTGCCACGCGCAGCTTCACAACGGCGCTTAAAGTATAAATAGTTAGCAGACTTGCTAATCTTCTCATTTTAACATTTCAACCAAAAGACTCCCGCTTTACTACGGTCAGAGCTACGCAATATTTTGTCATGTCTACTGAAGGAAAGTGTATTCCTGCAAAACAACTCGCTTCTCTACCGTCCAGTCTAACGAACGCCAGGTCAGACAGAAATTTAAGAAAGAAATTAAAGAAGTTTAAAACTGGAAAGACGGTGTTGTCATTGGCAGTCAGAAAAAGCCCTGAAATTACTGTTAGCTTGTTGTCGggcaagaaaaaaatgaaggaGCTTCCCAAGTCTGTTTCTTCtgttaaaatgaaagaaaagacGATTTGGACAACGACAATGGAATCAAAACTTCAAAAAGTACAGCAGAACCATGAGAACTTTGCTTGTAAAAAAGGTAATTTAACTGCATTAGCTAAAAAGCTAACTGTGGTTTTCATTTAGGATTgtcaaccgtcccgtaaaatacggaatcgttccgtatttggaaactaaacgtcgcgttccgtattgaactgatactggacgcgctttgttccgtatttttatcaatgggagagaaatgctgcagattagactgttcaatactagagctgggcggttcctgaatcacccgggttaatgatccgaaactttgtactgaatcaggaatcacgagtccgaaatctcaatgaacccggatcctacgagtcctctgactggctgctgctcagtatacaaggcgagtgagccgactcactggaaacacctctgactcagatgatttggctgaaccgacttcactccagtctgtgaatctaagcaataagttaaatattccaataaacaagcggttaaaaacactgtattataagtagtagtggtatagattagtaatgcagcatattttcttgtaagcaaaagaacaaaatatagttatattattattaaaatgcaaatgcttacaggctactttagtactgtaccacttataGCCCCCATAGTAATTTTAAACCCtcgacccattaatatacccatctgattggtaggtgagtccaccctcctctcccccatgatcaagattttactttaaaaaagtgtcaacttgtcactgatgagagaagtgtgaggggccaagagaattaagagagaaggatttatttacagaagatgagagcacagaacacaagtgatatttggatgcattttaatgcagtaaatcaatcacaAGCAGAACGTCAGTataagtgactcaactgactcaagtgacccaagtgaaccggatcacattactgagtgactcagattaacccgagtgcataaaatgaaccgaatttaccaccactataaatactccgctgtttgagtagcgcagtgggcagagcgcatcacGCACGTTCTTCTGCTCTAGGTTCAAATCCGGCTtggggcgaaactaaagtaacacaagcagagCAGGTGCTGGGGTAGGCATTGCCCCAAccctcccccaattttcttgatgccccctaagcaacgcagtccacaACCGGGccgcatgtcagtgtgaagatggattatgtaaaaatgttgttttcactattgagaaaaaatgttacatgatgttctttatgttgttttacctaaaatatggttctgatttattattataaagaatgaaaataataaatgttaaacagcctaaataaaacattttaataatgccCCCCCCCCCGTAAACACTTGGCatcccgccagcccagggtgttccttatttccagttctgaaagttggcaaccctatttTCATTAGAAGCAAAAGTATAATGTATAATAGTATTTATCTTACATTGGtggtatttgtttttaatatgcctattttaatatgtattttaacttttattacatttttactaaCAGACCATTTTTTAAGCTGTAACCACTGAACATTGAACAAACCATATAATGTTTAGTATTAAGgaagatttattcatttaattgacTCACTGACTCGTTTACTGATTCACACTCAGGGCATTCTAGAGCagacaatccaccttctgcatgttgtgGGAATTGGGGTATAAGTAATAGAATGATTTAAGGACAAGCTgatttattgtaatttcagctaAGCTAAAACAAGATGTAAAGAGttaagacagtatggaaaatgcaaataaaacaaaaatgcagtgtttcttacatttctttTGGATTTAATTTGAGTGCAGACAATATGAActaaagatatttcatgttttgtctggtcaacttcatttcatttattaataaacctccattcctgcatttcaggcctgcaacacattccaaaaaaagttgcatCAAGAAtcgtcattcatcaatagctgatataaccacaggGGATTACGTTGACAaactttaaaactttactgtgccaaaaaaaaagaagccttatgttaaacatgtccagaagcggtgttgggttatctgggctctgaggcatctgagatagaccatcacacaatggaaacATGTCCTTCTTATTTGCCAAAACAAcctgttggcaacctgcttcTCTAGAAACCGTGATGCTGTGCTTGATATGGTCTGGTTTTCCGGTCCTTAATGACACACATTTGGGTCCATGCTGAGTGCAGAATGCCCCTGTAGGTGATGCGAGGTGCTGCTGGTTCATTGCCACTGCAGATTGttctgtggttttttttttttcgagaACTTGGTTGTTGCTGGTGGTTGGAGTTTGACATATTATAACAACCAGTTTTTATTTCTCCTCCGTCCCTTTTCCATCCACTTTCTCTGCTGCACCTTGcggatgtttttgtgtgttttgtttgttacgTTGCTTGTTTGGATTGTTTCGGCCATGGTTTTAATTTTCCCTTCATTGCTTTTGTTTGTAACTTTTAGCCACAATATTgctctaccttggttaagcattcTGAAAACTGGGTTACTGCAGGTGCAGGGCGCAACCAGCCACATTATGTAATCTTTATGCTTAATACCTGCTAGCATTAAATGTTCAATTACAAACATTGTCATTTTATCATTAACTTTATTGGCTCACATTTGAAACCTCATACTTGTGGGAAAGTCTTGCTTTAGCTAATATCTGGGTAGCCCATCCTCCACATGTTTAGGTGGATACTTTACAAACAAAAACCTGCAACAGAAGCCTCCTTAATGTGTACATGGAATACAATTTAATTGTACTCTAGTGCATTTGCTTATAATCATATGAAATACagccattgtatcaaatgtttaatcTACTATGGGTTCAGCTTATGTAATGCAATGATTTCCTTTACAGCAGTGCACTTTGTGTATTGTCCTTTTAACCGAATTATTAGGACTTTTACATAACACTATAGTAAGagaaaaaatcttttttttagcAGGACCACCTGACAACAACCTAGATGTTTTCAGCTTTACACCAACAGACGGTAAAGAAAAGAGCACAGTACGTTGATTTTCTATACCTCAGCAACTTTACATGAATTTTATACcatcattttttaaacataatgGACAAATCTTTGGTTCTTTTTCAGCAGCAGTCTGATGTGAAACAGAATGTATTGAGGACAATTTACAGGATGTTGCAGGAGAACAGGATCCTCAGGAAGCGAGAGCTTATTTTATCTCAGGTAGTTTTAAATCCTTAAaaggtgtttttaaaattctagcATACCAAAATACCCTTTTATTAGTGATACACAAAAGGACTAGAATGcatttggggggaaaaaaaacaaaccataCACATTGTTTTAACAAAAGTTGCAATTCCAATATCAACATATTGCACAACAAAACTTTATGATTACGCAATCACAGTTCAACTGCCATTACCCAGAATTCATTCATAAGTCATACCtcccatacagatgaactttgtgggcaTACTATTACAGTCTGTTTCCCATTTGTTCcccttttttttccaattttatGTACAATAGAttgtgaaagacctaaattatttgccatttttggttaagaaatgttttttttgcacCTGTCCCAAAAAGTGTGTTGcgggcatcaaattctaaatttgtatataattataaaatccaataaatcacagattcttcattttattgtattttataagaTATCTTAGCCTGTCCAGAAGTTCATTTATTCAatatttgtctgttttactaccgctTTATCCAATTCAGGGTGGCGGTGGGTTGTCCTGAAATTgggtttgtgtaatatttgaaTATTTGTTCAAACAAGTTGTGTTCATTGCTCTTAAAAAAAGGATTTataatctgtaaaaaaaaagtgcagatcGTTCTATTCTGCTTGTATGCTACATCTTTTGTAGTTTCTCTTTTTATGCTTTGTTTGCAAATAGATGTAAAATAGTTTTAGTTTATAACCACTAGATGGGGCTGTTTTCAAAGAACTAAACATCGGTGTTTGAAGTGATGCGGTGAAAATCGAACACCAAAGTTATGAGATTAGGATGGTGAGGAGATGATGGTTATTTGGAAATTGTTTTGAATGACAAAAGTTATTAATTTATGTGGTTTAGTGCGTTATACGTGCCTGTTGTCAACCCGTTAGTTAGCAATTTTAGTTCACCCACATTGATACTTTATTACtggttattatttctttatgccGTCTTTATTCCCTATAACctttttaatgatttgttttctgttttactTTCAAATTAGACGTAGAAAATACtctcagcatttagcatttGTTCTGAGCTTGCCTGTGTgtctatttatattttgtttctgtttacTGCCTCATTTTACCACTTCtgctgtattgtattttttaaggaCAAATAAGCTGTATGGGATCATAGAACAGCCTACAGTAACATTTGCAGGATTGTATTTCCtacaaatgtttaatttaaaaaataggaaaaaaggggaaaacaaacacaaattaaGTACATTGGTAAACATAAAATTGTTTGTTAGTTTTACATTTGTGTGAAACAGCTGGGTGCGAACAGGATGTTTTGGGTCTGTCAGACCATATAAAATCCATTATATTTTCTAGTTTATATAATTCTAGTTTTTGCATTtctaaattatttgtttataggcttaacttatttttttatgtgtatAGATGTGATGCATCTGGATTTGTTTTTCAAATGCGCTTTTAAATCTAATTCAATTCTGTTTCTAGCAAAATCTTATGTACAGTACACTTTGACTAGTAGTGTCTACTCAACAGGGCTGAGTCCTTAAACAATGATTATATGGTCTGTTTAAAGATaggtttacattttgtttacattgcaGCATGTTTTATTGTGGCATATCAAAGTTTACAGGGTAAAGTCTTCTGATGTACCGCTTCATTTCAGTTTTAGAGGCTTTGGtacaatttaataaaatgatGCACCCTGTCCTTTTGAGgttaaatgttttctttttttttttatagtaacAAGGttcattattaaaacattaatatattttttttctttaagaatgAATTATTTGAAAAGCACATATACGATAAAAAATATCATAATGTTCAGTTTCTCTAGTACATTTCCAAAAACttgtggaatttttgcccaATGCTTTACTAACACTTtcaaattcatttaatttttaaccTATCTGAATGTAAGCTTTGCATTTAGTTTGGAAATTTGTAAGTGGTAGTTTAGatttaacacattttacatttatttaaggtCTTATGATTGCTTTTCATTAAACTAGGAGAGGAGGCAGAAAACATTCCCCATCAAGTTGTTCACAAGTTTGTTCTTGTGAGCCTGTGGTAAATGGCATCAAATTAAATAGACATTACCACATAAACAACACAGTGGTTGTTAAGCTGGAGTGGTATTAATCATGTTGTCAAACTTGGATTCAATTGAGCAATAATTTCAGTACTTGATTGTGATTAACAGTGCTTACGGCCTTTGTGGCTACTTTTATAGGCGCCAGTACTGATTAAATGATGTGGTACACTTTTAAATCTCTTTTATCTTTATTCATTTCAAATGGGCTTtactataaaacattttaaacaggggcactgttggctggatatttttgtttggtgaactattctcagtccagcagtgacagtgaggtgtttaaaaactccatcagcattgttgtgtcttattcattcataccagcacaacacacactaacacaccaccaccatgtcagtgtcactgcagtgctgagaatgatccaccacctaaataatacctgctctgtggtggtcctgtgggggtcctgatcattgacgaacagcatgaaacggggctaacaaagcatgcagagaaacagatggactacagtcagtaattgtagaacttcaaagtgcttctatatggtaagtggagctgataaaatggacagtgagtgtagaaacaaggaggtgatttgaatgttatggctgatcagtgtatacatatacagttgtacagtacaacaaaatactttcttcacatattcccagcttgttttggaagctggggtcagagcgcggggtcaaagcgcagggtcagccattgtacggcgcccctggagcagagagggctgagagggttaagggccttgctcaagggcccaacagtggcagcatggcagagccaggattcaaactctcaaccttttcattgataacccaaagctttacccactaggctaccactgtcccaataatTTCATTAAATCTGATGAAATATGACATTAAGACGTATTAAACTTATGAAAAAATGCTAAATAGAAACAGTGCTCAAACCGATGGCACTGGTAAGACTCAAACGTGGGTCTTCTTGTTGGTGAGCTAACTCATTAGACTGCTGTTTTTATACTGT
This window harbors:
- the si:ch211-277c7.7 gene encoding uncharacterized protein si:ch211-277c7.7 isoform X5 codes for the protein MSTEGKCIPAKQLASLPSSLTNARSDRNLRKKLKKFKTGKTVLSLAVRKSPEITVSLLSGKKKMKELPKSVSSVKMKEKTIWTTTMESKLQKVQQNHENFACKKAGPPDNNLDVFSFTPTDGKEKSTQQSDVKQNVLRTIYRMLQENRILRKRELILSQLKVLRNSKNQLFRECTMLREA
- the si:ch211-277c7.7 gene encoding uncharacterized protein si:ch211-277c7.7 isoform X4, coding for MSTEGKCIPAKQLASLPSSLTNARSDRNLRKKLKKFKTGKTVLSLAVRKSPEITVSLLSGKKKMKELPKSVSSVKMKEKTIWTTTMESKLQKVQQNHENFACKKGPPDNNLDVFSFTPTDGKEKSTQSDVKQNVLRTIYRMLQENRILRKRELILSQNPGPTDQKSLLSKPRATVARKNYLKITGRNLERNQTTKKIFNSL
- the si:ch211-277c7.7 gene encoding uncharacterized protein si:ch211-277c7.7 isoform X3 → MSTEGKCIPAKQLASLPSSLTNARSDRNLRKKLKKFKTGKTVLSLAVRKSPEITVSLLSGKKKMKELPKSVSSVKMKEKTIWTTTMESKLQKVQQNHENFACKKGPPDNNLDVFSFTPTDGKEKSTQQSDVKQNVLRTIYRMLQENRILRKRELILSQNPGPTDQKSLLSKPRATVARKNYLKITGRNLERNQTTKKIFNSL
- the si:ch211-277c7.7 gene encoding uncharacterized protein si:ch211-277c7.7 isoform X2; this translates as MSTEGKCIPAKQLASLPSSLTNARSDRNLRKKLKKFKTGKTVLSLAVRKSPEITVSLLSGKKKMKELPKSVSSVKMKEKTIWTTTMESKLQKVQQNHENFACKKAGPPDNNLDVFSFTPTDGKEKSTQSDVKQNVLRTIYRMLQENRILRKRELILSQNPGPTDQKSLLSKPRATVARKNYLKITGRNLERNQTTKKIFNSL
- the si:ch211-277c7.7 gene encoding uncharacterized protein si:ch211-277c7.7 isoform X1, giving the protein MSTEGKCIPAKQLASLPSSLTNARSDRNLRKKLKKFKTGKTVLSLAVRKSPEITVSLLSGKKKMKELPKSVSSVKMKEKTIWTTTMESKLQKVQQNHENFACKKAGPPDNNLDVFSFTPTDGKEKSTQQSDVKQNVLRTIYRMLQENRILRKRELILSQNPGPTDQKSLLSKPRATVARKNYLKITGRNLERNQTTKKIFNSL